In Kushneria marisflavi, the following are encoded in one genomic region:
- a CDS encoding rhomboid family intramembrane serine protease: MTLTLLLIVVTCAVSIPCFTNHRLIEKLLFWPPAVARGQIYRFVTHGFVHANGAHLFFNMFTLFFFGRAIERFFVSYIGAAGFIGFYLGAIIVAIVPSYLAHRNDPNYRSLGASGAVSAVLFAFILAAPWTTLYVLIIPVPAIVFAIIYTAWSIYAGRRGGDNVNHSAHLWGAAYGIVFALLMEPALGPRFLEQIVAF; encoded by the coding sequence GGTCTCCATCCCCTGCTTTACCAATCATCGATTGATCGAAAAACTGCTGTTCTGGCCACCGGCCGTGGCCCGAGGCCAGATCTATCGCTTCGTGACGCATGGATTTGTACATGCCAACGGCGCACATCTGTTTTTCAACATGTTCACGCTCTTTTTCTTTGGGCGAGCCATCGAACGCTTTTTTGTCTCTTACATTGGCGCGGCCGGGTTCATCGGGTTTTATCTGGGTGCGATTATCGTAGCCATTGTGCCCAGCTATCTGGCGCATCGTAATGATCCGAACTATCGAAGCCTGGGCGCCTCGGGCGCCGTCTCGGCGGTGCTGTTTGCCTTCATTCTGGCGGCGCCATGGACCACGCTTTACGTGCTGATCATTCCCGTACCGGCCATTGTCTTTGCCATTATCTACACGGCCTGGTCGATTTATGCCGGCCGCCGTGGCGGTGATAACGTCAATCACAGTGCGCACCTGTGGGGGGCTGCCTACGGAATCGTATTTGCGCTGCTGATGGAGCCGGCGCTGGGCCCTCGGTTTCTGGAGCAGATCGTGGCGTTCTAA